One Halostella salina genomic region harbors:
- a CDS encoding tetratricopeptide repeat protein, which yields MESGEAEGRIDLVADRSEFLTRLLDRPADKPALVDDIGASRSTVDRAIRELTAAELVERTDDGYETTTLGRLAVRRYRSFVADERAILSAEGALAPLPPGVDLPSELVADGEVVTEPDEPYRLYERVLADVRTATTVDAVLPRLGDTRPLRLCRARLLDGDLSGGVVAAPAVVDRLGTEFPALAADLAAEREFDLRQGDVPPFELFVVREGDRRTTFVVTADGSGAVGLVRSTADAVAEWAEGVLADVGAEAAPAAVDPADGDAPTDMTETADRLRADGFERLDERAFAERPPADPVRAWQTGHDLSDVYYGYAFERRTRPESGEGRPVAAALADRLAADDALAVTGPPGDGKSTACRSVACRWVRRDRGPVFYRLARARDSFDAPERVAAAAADCEGRALVVVENATGDRGEAALELCRLLDGDAAVLLEARDGGWRALAEDLTDATLRELLRSGVEEYRLPALDATACERAVDAFESATGRRVAVDAERLLERVDRGDAGGMYLLSYHLVAHSGGAPWRRGEDAPTGLDADVRAAHDALVDATDGPTALAVGALAAALVAAEQPVTAGQAHAVAAGRVADGDADPVDAHPRVADALDALTGRLLFPAEDDGYRTQHPYWAVQFLETLLDREDRRAVAAFERGLSALFAAADDPERRDRVERWLGGEASTLRGLADDPDELVRAVFDLATDHSSLAPLFGDHARSGIALPDGCAPETELACRRDRMLGWYEHGDLDRAEAVAEALADRARGADVDAATRDRFVVRSLVNRGEVAEQRGDMTTARERFERALDRATASGNDRMRVMVRNSLAWVALQTDRFDDAEAHLDDALSVGEELPPMSERATTTNYRASLARRRGDLDAAEEWLQRTLSMDRELGDDGDIAHTLNELGIVTENQGDFDRAEDYYRRCIERRRETGNRRALAKNVYNLGDLLAKRGDTAGAEDCLERALELANDLGMDRFRGNVHAGFGRLALERDDPETAADHYRRNRDIHRDHDHEVGAAQAVVKLGDVARERGDAETALDRYDRAAATLADHDAVGMAVKTLERRVDLLADEGRDDDAAACCERAADLAAAAGLDDRHEEFRERRSDLVATADD from the coding sequence ATGGAATCGGGGGAGGCCGAGGGCCGGATCGACCTCGTGGCGGACCGCAGCGAGTTCCTGACGCGGCTGCTCGACCGCCCGGCCGACAAACCGGCGCTCGTCGACGACATCGGTGCCTCGCGGTCGACCGTCGACCGCGCGATCAGGGAGCTGACCGCGGCCGAACTCGTCGAGCGCACGGACGACGGGTACGAGACGACGACGCTCGGGCGACTCGCCGTGCGTCGATACCGGTCGTTCGTCGCGGACGAGCGAGCGATCCTCTCGGCAGAGGGCGCGCTCGCGCCGTTGCCGCCGGGCGTCGACCTGCCGTCGGAACTGGTCGCCGACGGCGAGGTGGTCACCGAGCCGGACGAACCCTACCGGCTCTACGAGCGGGTGCTCGCGGACGTGCGGACGGCGACGACGGTCGACGCGGTACTGCCGCGGCTCGGCGACACGCGGCCGCTGCGGCTGTGTCGGGCGCGCCTGCTCGACGGCGACCTCTCGGGCGGCGTCGTCGCCGCGCCGGCCGTCGTCGACCGGCTCGGGACGGAGTTCCCGGCGCTGGCCGCGGACCTGGCGGCCGAACGCGAGTTCGACCTCCGGCAGGGCGACGTGCCGCCGTTCGAACTGTTCGTGGTCCGGGAGGGGGACCGGCGGACCACCTTCGTCGTGACCGCCGACGGGAGCGGCGCGGTGGGGCTGGTCCGGTCGACGGCCGACGCGGTCGCGGAGTGGGCCGAGGGGGTGCTTGCCGACGTGGGAGCCGAGGCCGCCCCGGCAGCGGTCGACCCGGCCGACGGCGACGCGCCGACGGACATGACGGAGACGGCCGACCGGCTCCGGGCCGACGGGTTCGAGCGGCTCGACGAGCGCGCGTTCGCCGAGCGGCCTCCAGCCGACCCGGTCCGGGCGTGGCAGACCGGGCACGACCTGTCCGACGTGTACTACGGCTACGCGTTCGAGCGCCGCACCCGGCCCGAGTCGGGCGAGGGCCGCCCCGTCGCGGCGGCGCTCGCGGACCGCCTCGCGGCCGACGACGCCCTGGCCGTCACGGGACCGCCGGGCGACGGGAAGTCGACGGCGTGTCGCTCGGTGGCGTGTCGGTGGGTCCGGCGCGACCGGGGGCCGGTGTTCTACCGGCTGGCGCGGGCGCGGGACTCGTTCGACGCCCCGGAGCGGGTCGCCGCCGCGGCGGCGGACTGCGAGGGGCGCGCGCTCGTCGTCGTGGAGAACGCGACCGGCGACCGCGGCGAGGCCGCGCTGGAGCTGTGTCGCCTGCTCGACGGCGACGCCGCCGTCCTGCTGGAGGCGCGGGACGGCGGCTGGCGGGCGCTCGCCGAGGACCTCACCGACGCGACCCTGCGCGAACTGCTCCGCTCGGGCGTCGAGGAGTACCGGCTGCCGGCCCTCGACGCGACCGCCTGCGAGCGCGCCGTCGACGCGTTCGAGTCGGCGACCGGGCGGCGCGTGGCCGTCGACGCCGAGCGCCTGCTGGAGCGCGTCGACCGCGGCGACGCCGGGGGGATGTACCTCCTGAGCTACCACCTCGTCGCCCACTCCGGCGGCGCGCCGTGGCGGCGGGGCGAGGACGCACCGACCGGGCTGGACGCCGACGTGCGGGCGGCCCACGACGCGCTCGTGGACGCGACCGACGGGCCGACCGCGCTCGCGGTCGGCGCACTCGCCGCGGCGCTGGTCGCGGCTGAACAGCCCGTGACGGCGGGACAGGCACACGCCGTGGCGGCGGGACGCGTCGCGGACGGCGACGCCGACCCGGTCGACGCCCATCCGCGGGTCGCCGACGCCCTCGACGCGCTGACGGGGCGGCTGCTGTTCCCGGCCGAGGACGACGGCTACCGGACCCAGCATCCGTACTGGGCCGTCCAGTTCCTCGAAACCCTCCTCGACCGCGAGGACCGGCGAGCGGTCGCGGCGTTCGAACGCGGGCTCTCGGCGCTGTTCGCCGCCGCGGACGACCCCGAGCGCCGCGACCGCGTCGAGCGCTGGCTCGGCGGCGAGGCGTCGACGCTCCGGGGACTCGCGGACGACCCGGACGAACTCGTCCGGGCGGTGTTCGACCTCGCCACCGACCACTCCTCGCTCGCCCCGCTGTTCGGCGACCACGCGCGGTCCGGGATCGCGCTCCCCGACGGCTGTGCCCCCGAGACGGAACTGGCCTGCCGCCGCGACCGGATGCTCGGCTGGTACGAGCACGGCGACCTGGACCGGGCCGAGGCGGTCGCGGAGGCGCTCGCGGACCGCGCCCGCGGGGCCGACGTGGACGCCGCCACCCGCGACCGGTTCGTCGTCCGGAGCCTCGTCAACCGCGGCGAGGTGGCCGAGCAGCGCGGCGACATGACGACCGCCCGGGAGCGCTTCGAGCGTGCGCTCGACCGGGCGACCGCGTCCGGCAACGACCGCATGCGCGTCATGGTGCGGAACTCGCTGGCGTGGGTCGCGCTCCAGACCGACCGCTTCGACGACGCCGAGGCCCACCTCGACGATGCGCTTTCGGTGGGCGAGGAGCTGCCGCCGATGTCGGAGCGGGCGACGACGACGAACTACCGGGCGTCGCTCGCGCGCAGGCGGGGGGACCTCGACGCGGCCGAGGAGTGGCTCCAGCGGACGCTGTCGATGGACCGCGAACTCGGCGACGACGGCGACATCGCCCATACGCTCAACGAACTCGGCATCGTCACCGAGAACCAGGGCGACTTCGACCGGGCGGAGGACTACTACCGGCGGTGTATCGAACGCCGCCGCGAGACCGGCAACCGCCGGGCGCTCGCCAAGAACGTGTACAACCTCGGCGACCTGCTCGCCAAGCGCGGCGACACGGCGGGCGCGGAGGACTGCCTCGAACGGGCACTGGAACTCGCCAACGACCTCGGGATGGACCGGTTCCGGGGGAACGTCCACGCCGGGTTCGGCAGGCTCGCGCTCGAACGCGACGACCCGGAGACGGCCGCCGACCACTACCGCCGGAACCGCGACATCCACCGCGACCACGACCACGAGGTCGGGGCCGCACAGGCGGTCGTCAAACTCGGCGACGTGGCCCGGGAACGGGGCGACGCCGAGACCGCGCTCGACCGCTACGACCGCGCCGCGGCGACGCTTGCCGACCACGACGCCGTCGGGATGGCCGTCAAGACGCTGGAGCGGCGCGTCGACCTGCTCGCCGACGAGGGGCGAGACGACGACGCTGCGGCGTGCTGTGAGCGCGCGGCCGACCTCGCCGCGGCGGCGGGGCTGGACGACCGGCACGAGGAGTTCCGCGAGCGCAGGTCCGACCTCGTCGCCACGGCGGACGACTGA
- a CDS encoding DUF7269 family protein, with amino-acid sequence MRRLGRVVGVAVGLATLAAGIAFVYAPGLLPSALRAAAREATASTNSTQLAAGVAAVGLLAVLWSVRSSDEPGATEPIVSTPPEEPTTDTAVAGDAFEDAVERVGERELSAWDRGPDPSATLRETALVVLARSRPDADAEALVAAGTWTDDRVAAGFLGDDRATAWTLDERLRRWLAPERETRRRAERTVDALRRELDRHERRWHDGGGAGGESATGNPAPGEEVRR; translated from the coding sequence ATGAGGCGGCTCGGACGCGTCGTCGGCGTCGCGGTCGGGCTGGCGACGCTGGCGGCGGGCATCGCCTTCGTCTACGCGCCCGGCCTCCTGCCGAGTGCGCTCCGAGCCGCGGCGCGGGAGGCGACCGCGTCGACGAACAGCACGCAGCTGGCCGCCGGCGTCGCCGCCGTCGGCCTGCTGGCCGTGCTGTGGAGCGTCCGGTCGTCGGATGAGCCCGGGGCGACCGAACCGATCGTCTCGACGCCGCCGGAGGAGCCGACGACCGACACCGCCGTCGCCGGCGATGCGTTCGAGGACGCCGTCGAGCGCGTCGGGGAGCGGGAGCTGTCCGCGTGGGACCGCGGCCCCGACCCGTCGGCGACCCTGCGCGAGACGGCGCTGGTCGTTCTCGCCCGGAGCCGGCCGGACGCCGACGCGGAGGCGCTGGTCGCCGCCGGGACGTGGACCGACGACCGCGTCGCCGCCGGCTTCCTCGGCGACGATCGCGCGACGGCGTGGACGCTCGACGAACGGCTCCGCCGCTGGCTCGCCCCCGAGCGCGAGACCCGGCGGCGGGCCGAGCGGACGGTCGACGCGCTCCGGCGGGAGCTCGACCGCCACGAGCGCCGCTGGCACGACGGCGGCGGGGCCGGCGGAGAGTCCGCGACGGGCAACCCGGCCCCGGGCGAGGAGGTGCGTCGCTGA
- a CDS encoding cellulase family glycosylhydrolase, whose translation MTRDGDDGGDGGADGARRRFLAALAAAGVPAVAGCNQSGGESTDTATDEPTEATGTPATETTEPTETTEPGPSVRIAELSAPPVGQYRPGTIDVTVANDGEERFDGLVAVEFTDEFVDSRAVEVPAGETAEATVEFERGRVGDNAVSVAVRGDGETIASATGTVTVTPYPEHDVDVDGTDLVCGDGVVYFGGSSLANAFSPDRGDDLATAFDAIADRGVASVRVFGFAPSWARIDSMPGPETYNDAWFEFFDRVVVAAKRRDIRLFVPLINGNPAYGPIGEENLSVNVPQFVRWADDAETRSDFFDSDECMAMFEGWVERLVTHENHLTGVEYRNDPTIAMWELGNEIQMSPPRVGESIRPWIEQAGSFVKGLDDRTLLTTGSYGHQGRNAFVDEASADPIDVVSIHYYPGPSHYDLPEDEVIPTLEAAIETAHEEIGKPLYVGEYNWGVQPEDSAPYEERAEWVGRLQDVMAERNVAATNYWTVAVEERPTSYHKHSTAYAPAESTTLDVVESHVRRLRERSPSSCIEAED comes from the coding sequence ATGACACGAGACGGCGACGATGGCGGTGACGGCGGCGCGGACGGCGCGCGCCGGCGCTTCCTCGCGGCGCTGGCCGCGGCGGGCGTGCCGGCGGTCGCCGGCTGCAACCAGTCGGGTGGGGAGTCGACCGACACGGCCACCGACGAGCCGACCGAGGCGACGGGGACGCCAGCGACCGAGACGACCGAACCGACCGAGACGACGGAGCCGGGACCGTCGGTGCGGATCGCGGAGCTGTCGGCACCCCCGGTGGGGCAGTACCGGCCCGGAACGATCGACGTGACTGTGGCGAACGACGGCGAAGAGCGGTTCGACGGGCTGGTCGCCGTGGAGTTCACGGACGAGTTCGTGGACTCGCGGGCGGTCGAGGTGCCGGCGGGGGAGACCGCCGAGGCGACAGTCGAGTTCGAACGCGGCCGAGTCGGCGACAACGCCGTGTCGGTGGCCGTCCGGGGCGACGGCGAGACCATCGCCAGCGCGACGGGGACGGTGACGGTCACGCCGTACCCCGAACACGACGTGGACGTCGACGGCACGGATCTGGTTTGTGGCGACGGGGTCGTCTACTTCGGCGGATCCTCGCTGGCGAACGCGTTCTCGCCGGACCGGGGAGACGACCTGGCGACTGCGTTCGACGCCATCGCGGACCGCGGCGTCGCGAGCGTCCGGGTCTTCGGCTTCGCGCCGTCCTGGGCGCGGATCGACAGCATGCCGGGGCCGGAGACGTACAACGACGCGTGGTTCGAGTTCTTCGACCGCGTCGTCGTCGCGGCCAAGCGCCGCGACATCCGGCTGTTCGTGCCGCTGATCAACGGGAACCCGGCGTACGGGCCGATCGGCGAGGAGAACCTGAGCGTGAACGTCCCGCAGTTCGTCCGCTGGGCCGACGACGCGGAGACGCGCAGCGACTTCTTCGACAGCGATGAGTGCATGGCGATGTTCGAGGGGTGGGTCGAGCGGCTGGTCACCCACGAGAACCACCTCACGGGCGTCGAGTACCGGAACGACCCCACCATCGCGATGTGGGAACTCGGCAACGAGATCCAGATGTCGCCCCCCCGCGTCGGCGAGTCGATCCGGCCGTGGATCGAGCAGGCCGGCTCGTTCGTCAAGGGCCTCGACGACCGGACGCTCCTGACGACCGGCTCCTATGGCCACCAGGGGCGGAACGCGTTCGTCGACGAGGCGAGCGCCGACCCGATCGACGTGGTGTCGATCCACTACTACCCCGGCCCGAGCCACTACGATTTGCCCGAAGACGAGGTGATCCCGACGCTCGAAGCGGCGATCGAGACTGCCCACGAGGAGATCGGGAAGCCGCTGTACGTCGGCGAGTACAACTGGGGCGTCCAGCCGGAGGACTCCGCCCCCTACGAGGAGCGCGCCGAGTGGGTCGGCCGTCTGCAGGACGTCATGGCCGAGCGAAACGTCGCCGCGACCAACTACTGGACGGTCGCCGTCGAGGAGCGCCCGACGAGCTACCACAAGCACTCGACGGCGTACGCGCCCGCCGAGTCGACGACGCTGGATGTCGTCGAATCGCACGTCCGCCGACTGCGCGAGCGCTCGCCGTCGTCGTGCATCGAGGCGGAGGACTGA
- a CDS encoding DUF4129 domain-containing transglutaminase family protein has translation MAGPPPEDRQDESNSPDSGRDLRTAALALACIVGLVTAGTVVPALAAPLSGDSFNRSLFNQSGGGSDGPSGQPGQVTGGSGPSSAGLGALNPGDRTGVGGSLGGESLRNQSAETHFYVESPEPAYWRTGAYGVYTGSGWRSGEGDGQIGPIPTDGGTRMEQTVELERPATALPAAWQPIGIDGIGGPVSIDRYAIVANEPVAAGTEYTVTSYRYDPSPERLRQAGVPAGNERFTRLPDATPDRVGEFTSDLTADDDTAYDKAATIEQWLEANHRYSLDASHDRDGTVADEFIFEMERGYCEYFATAMTVMLRSQDIPARYVVGYSPGEPVDENRYEVRGMNAHAWVEVYFEGVGWVKFDPTPAADRQTVQQRALENQTGDGESYPHEIETSPGETYDPANGSLVNAEPPYSIDLSSEPAPGREVTVSVTKAGRPVESVEVLFNGDAVGTTDADGEVVGTVPYEGRLNVTVRPVDVETVENGSGGLTGDDSAALAGTGERTGGFAFGAPATQEAPAADNGTRTYEVDTTVAVRVAGTPTPGATVDLLVSAGGEPLRNATVRVDGESVGRTDGAGVITTTLSGDPGDEVTVAVERGEVAGERTISLGELDASVDGLAVAGRNATVVVTVGDDPVSNATVSINGEVVGRTDVDGELAVSLPLANSATLSASVDGRETETALNNLLLPLAGAAVALVAVLAGVVALARRRGVTGDDVAARVRWIAGGVVAVLVALGDGLDGLARLVQRAMDRFDGLGRLRAALAGLTVAGVVARLRRLAGRLLGRVGIGDGPRPDPANRNEVVDRASAPENVGEQRRSLRGLWRRFVRLVSPGDSRTRTPGDVARAAVRKGFPDEPVYRLTNAFRRAEYGEDPPDEERVSAARRALDALRGRDGER, from the coding sequence ATGGCCGGACCACCCCCCGAGGACCGACAGGACGAGTCGAACAGCCCCGACAGCGGTCGCGACCTCCGGACGGCGGCGCTCGCCCTCGCCTGCATCGTCGGGCTGGTCACGGCCGGAACGGTCGTGCCGGCGCTCGCCGCGCCCCTGAGCGGCGACAGCTTCAACCGGTCGCTGTTCAACCAGTCCGGGGGCGGCTCCGACGGCCCGTCCGGGCAACCGGGGCAGGTCACCGGCGGGAGCGGCCCGTCGTCGGCCGGGCTGGGCGCGCTGAACCCCGGCGACCGGACGGGCGTGGGCGGATCGCTCGGCGGCGAGTCGCTTCGCAACCAGTCCGCCGAGACGCATTTCTACGTCGAGAGCCCCGAACCGGCGTACTGGCGCACCGGCGCGTACGGGGTGTACACCGGCAGCGGCTGGCGGTCCGGCGAGGGCGACGGGCAGATCGGTCCGATCCCCACCGACGGCGGCACCCGGATGGAGCAGACCGTGGAACTGGAACGGCCCGCCACCGCGCTCCCCGCGGCGTGGCAGCCGATCGGCATCGACGGCATCGGCGGGCCGGTATCGATCGACCGGTACGCGATCGTCGCCAACGAACCGGTCGCCGCGGGCACCGAGTACACGGTGACGAGCTACCGGTACGACCCCTCGCCCGAACGGCTCCGGCAGGCGGGCGTCCCGGCCGGTAACGAACGGTTCACCCGGCTCCCCGACGCCACGCCGGACCGGGTCGGCGAGTTCACGAGCGACCTGACCGCGGACGACGACACCGCGTACGACAAAGCGGCGACGATAGAGCAGTGGCTGGAGGCGAACCACCGGTACTCGCTGGACGCCTCACACGACCGGGACGGCACCGTCGCCGACGAGTTCATCTTCGAGATGGAGCGGGGCTACTGCGAGTACTTCGCGACGGCGATGACGGTGATGCTCCGCTCGCAGGACATCCCCGCCCGGTACGTCGTCGGGTACAGCCCGGGCGAGCCGGTCGATGAGAACCGCTACGAGGTGCGCGGGATGAACGCCCACGCCTGGGTCGAGGTGTACTTCGAGGGCGTCGGCTGGGTGAAGTTCGACCCGACGCCGGCGGCCGACCGGCAGACCGTCCAGCAGCGGGCGCTGGAGAACCAGACCGGCGACGGCGAGAGCTACCCCCACGAGATAGAGACCAGCCCCGGCGAGACGTACGACCCGGCCAACGGGAGCCTCGTGAACGCCGAACCGCCGTACTCGATCGACCTCTCCTCGGAGCCCGCCCCCGGCCGGGAGGTGACGGTGTCGGTGACGAAGGCCGGTCGCCCGGTCGAGTCCGTCGAGGTCCTGTTCAACGGCGACGCCGTCGGCACCACGGACGCCGACGGGGAGGTCGTCGGCACCGTGCCGTACGAGGGCCGGCTGAACGTCACCGTGCGCCCGGTCGACGTCGAGACGGTCGAGAACGGCTCCGGGGGGCTCACGGGCGACGACAGCGCCGCGCTGGCCGGGACCGGCGAGCGCACCGGCGGGTTCGCGTTCGGCGCGCCCGCGACCCAGGAAGCGCCGGCGGCGGACAACGGCACCCGGACGTACGAGGTCGACACCACCGTCGCGGTCCGCGTGGCCGGGACGCCGACGCCGGGGGCGACCGTCGACCTGCTCGTCAGCGCGGGCGGCGAACCGCTCCGGAACGCGACGGTTCGGGTCGACGGCGAGTCCGTCGGCAGGACGGACGGGGCCGGCGTCATCACGACGACCCTGTCCGGCGACCCGGGCGACGAGGTGACCGTCGCCGTCGAGCGCGGCGAGGTGGCCGGCGAGCGGACGATATCGCTCGGCGAACTCGACGCGAGCGTCGACGGGCTGGCGGTCGCCGGCCGGAACGCGACCGTCGTCGTCACCGTCGGCGACGACCCGGTGTCGAACGCGACGGTGTCGATCAACGGCGAGGTCGTCGGCCGGACCGACGTCGACGGCGAACTCGCCGTCTCCCTCCCGCTGGCGAACTCGGCGACGCTCTCGGCGAGCGTCGACGGCCGGGAGACGGAGACGGCGCTGAACAACCTCCTGCTCCCGCTCGCGGGCGCTGCCGTCGCCCTCGTCGCGGTGCTGGCGGGCGTCGTCGCGCTCGCCCGCCGCCGCGGGGTGACCGGCGACGACGTTGCGGCGCGGGTCCGATGGATCGCAGGCGGCGTCGTCGCCGTCCTCGTCGCGCTCGGCGACGGGCTCGACGGGCTGGCCCGCCTCGTCCAGCGGGCGATGGACCGGTTCGACGGGCTGGGGCGGCTCCGCGCGGCCCTCGCCGGGCTGACCGTCGCCGGCGTCGTCGCCCGACTGCGACGGCTCGCCGGTCGGCTGCTCGGACGGGTCGGGATCGGCGACGGACCGCGCCCCGACCCGGCAAACCGGAACGAGGTCGTCGACCGGGCGAGCGCCCCCGAGAACGTCGGCGAGCAGCGCCGGTCGCTTCGGGGGCTCTGGCGGCGGTTCGTCCGGCTCGTCTCCCCCGGCGACAGCCGGACGCGGACGCCGGGCGACGTGGCCCGCGCGGCGGTGCGCAAGGGGTTCCCGGACGAACCGGTGTACCGACTGACGAACGCCTTCCGGCGGGCGGAGTACGGCGAGGACCCGCCCGACGAGGAGCGGGTGTCGGCCGCCCGCCGCGCGCTCGACGCGCTCCGCGGCCGGGACGGTGAGCGATGA
- a CDS encoding DUF58 domain-containing protein has product MPTVRRFGGAVAGSAALASAGVASGQQPLLAAAVIPLAFVLVGALSGTPEAAGSVRVDRRMGPPSPMPGETVRVTLTVENPTDRALPDVRVVDGVPDAVTVFEGSPRAALSLRAGESATVSYSVIARRGEYAFDPPRVRLRNASATGYDTAAVDAGGDVRLSCEVGVDAVPLHEQTTGFTGQLPTDTGGSGVEFYGTREYRTGDPPSRIDWRQLAKSGSLTTVDYRRQQAARTVVVVDAREPCDLAPAEGYPTGVDLGVYAAARLVGTLADADHQVGVAAVEDAGLGETVSWVEPSSGPELRARAERLFSDVLESPASDRGVADGSGVPGDGDAVADLRRRLSGSTQLLIVSPVLDGYPVEAVRTLAAHGHELTLVSPDVTGYDSTGKRIAALERRTRLAEVRDAGVPVVDWHPDEPLTLALADATEAMR; this is encoded by the coding sequence ATGCCGACGGTCCGGCGGTTCGGCGGCGCGGTCGCCGGAAGCGCGGCGCTGGCATCCGCGGGCGTCGCCAGCGGCCAGCAGCCCCTGCTCGCGGCCGCGGTCATCCCGCTCGCGTTCGTCCTCGTGGGCGCGCTGTCGGGGACGCCCGAGGCGGCGGGAAGCGTCCGCGTCGACCGCCGGATGGGCCCGCCGTCGCCGATGCCCGGCGAGACGGTGCGGGTGACGCTGACCGTCGAGAACCCGACCGACCGGGCGCTGCCGGACGTGCGCGTCGTCGACGGCGTCCCGGACGCCGTCACCGTCTTCGAGGGGTCGCCGCGCGCGGCGCTCTCGCTCCGGGCCGGCGAGTCGGCGACGGTGTCGTACTCGGTGATAGCGCGGCGCGGCGAGTACGCCTTCGACCCGCCGCGGGTCAGGCTCCGGAACGCGAGCGCCACGGGGTACGACACCGCCGCCGTCGACGCCGGCGGCGACGTCCGGCTCTCCTGTGAGGTCGGGGTCGACGCGGTGCCGCTCCACGAGCAGACGACCGGCTTCACCGGGCAGCTTCCGACGGACACCGGCGGCTCGGGCGTCGAGTTCTACGGCACGCGGGAGTACCGCACCGGCGACCCGCCGAGCCGGATCGACTGGCGACAGCTGGCCAAGAGCGGCTCGCTGACGACCGTCGACTACCGGCGACAGCAGGCCGCCCGGACCGTGGTCGTCGTCGACGCCCGAGAGCCGTGCGACCTCGCGCCCGCCGAGGGGTACCCAACCGGGGTCGACCTCGGGGTGTACGCCGCCGCCCGGCTGGTCGGCACGCTGGCCGACGCCGACCACCAGGTCGGGGTCGCCGCCGTCGAGGACGCCGGGCTCGGCGAGACGGTCTCCTGGGTCGAGCCGTCGAGCGGCCCGGAGCTGCGGGCCCGCGCCGAGCGGCTGTTCTCGGACGTGCTCGAATCGCCCGCCAGCGACCGGGGCGTCGCCGACGGCAGCGGCGTCCCCGGCGATGGCGACGCGGTCGCCGACCTCCGCCGCCGGCTCTCGGGGTCGACGCAGTTGCTCATCGTCAGCCCGGTCCTCGACGGCTACCCGGTCGAGGCGGTCCGGACGCTCGCGGCTCACGGGCACGAACTGACGCTGGTGTCGCCGGACGTGACCGGCTACGACTCGACCGGCAAGCGGATCGCGGCGCTCGAACGGCGGACCCGGCTCGCCGAGGTCCGCGACGCGGGGGTGCCCGTCGTCGACTGGCACCCGGACGAACCGCTGACGCTGGCGCTGGCGGACGCGACGGAGGCGATGCGATGA
- a CDS encoding outer membrane protein assembly factor BamB family protein: MERDTRNGRTRRRVLSTTGALTAGALAGCLGDLTGGGSDDDGGDSGGSTANLSTVETVGRSGRSASYPGSWAGSSAPSEAWRFEVGATPEFYAGMMGPAVDGERGQVYIAYRFQKESKIAALDAGTGENVWEATVGRESGNNNPADPGYVTLAGDAVLVTYQSQVSAFDADGGDHRWTTDVWDLRSNYRLGKALAVGGTAVVWYRSTVVGLDLASGDEVWRNEDAWLRRHAVDDEFVYRTSKYTDDGAFTLFAHDPGDGSVAREIGVEADENVFDFTPVGVVGDICFVHANVTASPDSALYAVSLADRTATGTARLADLGYEDTAVFADGETVYAYGTNDGTEIRAYDGTSLEQTGSVGVGGTTVPRQYDGASRHAVTDDAVLFGHGKTLKSWSSDLGSGGWELTPSDTPVGTVVPAGGMLFVVTRSADLGGDYRTPATLVAYE, encoded by the coding sequence ATGGAACGCGACACGAGGAACGGACGGACGCGACGCCGCGTGCTCTCGACGACCGGCGCGCTGACGGCCGGCGCGCTCGCCGGCTGTCTCGGCGACCTCACCGGCGGCGGCTCGGACGACGACGGCGGCGACAGCGGAGGGAGTACCGCAAACCTATCAACGGTCGAAACCGTCGGCAGGTCGGGACGCAGCGCCAGCTATCCGGGGTCGTGGGCCGGTTCGTCAGCACCGTCCGAGGCCTGGCGGTTCGAGGTCGGCGCCACCCCCGAGTTCTACGCCGGGATGATGGGGCCAGCCGTCGACGGTGAGCGTGGGCAGGTGTACATCGCCTACCGGTTTCAGAAGGAATCGAAGATCGCAGCGCTCGACGCCGGGACCGGGGAGAACGTCTGGGAGGCGACCGTCGGGCGGGAGTCCGGCAATAACAACCCCGCGGACCCGGGGTACGTCACGCTCGCCGGCGACGCGGTGCTCGTGACGTATCAGTCGCAGGTGTCGGCGTTCGACGCCGACGGCGGCGACCACCGCTGGACGACCGACGTGTGGGACCTCCGCAGCAACTACCGGCTCGGGAAGGCACTCGCGGTCGGCGGCACCGCGGTCGTCTGGTACCGGTCCACGGTCGTCGGCCTCGACCTCGCCAGCGGCGACGAGGTCTGGCGCAACGAGGACGCGTGGCTCCGACGACACGCCGTCGACGACGAGTTCGTGTACAGGACGTCCAAATACACGGACGACGGTGCGTTCACCCTCTTCGCCCACGATCCGGGCGACGGGAGCGTCGCCCGCGAGATCGGCGTCGAAGCCGACGAGAACGTCTTCGACTTCACGCCGGTCGGCGTCGTCGGCGACATCTGTTTCGTCCACGCGAACGTGACCGCCTCGCCGGACAGCGCACTGTACGCGGTGTCGCTGGCCGACCGGACGGCCACCGGAACGGCGAGGTTAGCGGACCTGGGGTACGAGGACACCGCGGTGTTCGCCGACGGCGAGACCGTCTACGCATACGGGACGAACGACGGCACCGAGATCCGGGCCTACGACGGGACGAGTCTGGAGCAGACCGGCAGCGTCGGCGTCGGCGGCACGACCGTCCCCCGGCAGTACGACGGCGCGTCGCGACACGCGGTCACCGACGACGCCGTGCTGTTCGGCCACGGGAAGACGCTCAAGAGCTGGAGCAGCGACCTCGGGTCCGGCGGGTGGGAGCTGACGCCGTCCGACACCCCCGTCGGAACGGTCGTTCCCGCCGGCGGAATGCTGTTCGTCGTGACCCGGTCGGCCGACCTTGGCGGCGATTACAGGACCCCGGCAACGCTCGTCGCCTACGAGTGA